Proteins from a genomic interval of Capsicum annuum cultivar UCD-10X-F1 chromosome 4, UCD10Xv1.1, whole genome shotgun sequence:
- the LOC107869879 gene encoding putative receptor-like protein kinase At3g47110 produces the protein MEKGFTFFLSTLFLLMASSVMTQTNITTDQLALLSLKSQIISDPFYFLDESWSPTTSVCHWVGVTCGSRHQHVNSLNLSNMALTGKIPREFGNLSFLVSLDLGSNNFHGNLPQEMTRLRRLKFLGLSVNSFIREVPSWFGFLHQLQFLSLGNDSFTGSIPSSFSNVSTLETLNLYFNSIEGQIPKVTGNLLNLRVLNLKGNKLVGFITPYLSNASRLETLKLSYNSLQGNIPEGINNLHNMNWLSIESNQFTGSIPFKVFNISRIEFIAFTGNSLSGSLPNGLCNGLPKLKGLYLSKNKLHGPMPTSLSNCSQLQILSLSGNEFDGPIHSEIGRLSNLQILYLGTYHFTGEIPKEISNLIQLEQLNLGFNSFSGSLDMEISTYQG, from the exons ATGGAGAAAGGCTTCACATTTTTTCTGTCAACACTCTTCTTGCTTATGGCTAGTTcagtcatgacccaaaccaacatTACTACAGATCAATTAGCTCTTCTGTCTTTAAAATCCCAAATCATTTCCGACCCCTTTtacttcttggatgaaagttggTCTCCCACTACGTCCGTTTGTCATTGGGTTGGAGTCACTTGTGGCTCTCGTCACCAACATGTGAATTCCTTGAATCTTTCTAACATGGCTCTTACAGGCAAGATTCCCCGTGAATTTGGAAACCTctcatttcttgtttctcttgacttGGGAAGCAACAATTTCCATGGAAACTTGCCTCAAGAAATGACACGCTTGCGTCGGCTTAAGTTTCTTGGTTTAAGTGTCAACAGCTTCATCAGGGAGGTTCCCTCTTGGTTTGGGTTTTTACACCAACTTCAATTTCTAAGTCTTGGAAATGATAGTTTCACTGGTTCCATTCCTTCTTCATTTTCTAATGTGTCTACACTTGAGACTTTGAATCTGTATTTCAATTCCATCGAGGGTCAAATCCCAAAAGTTACTGGAAATCTTCTAAATCTTAGAGTATTAAACTTGAAAGGTAACAAGCTCGTAGGCTTTATTACTCCGTACCTCTCTAATGCCTCAAGGTTGGAGACTTTAAAATTATCTTACAATTCACTTCAAGGAAACATTCCAGAAGGGATCAACAATCTTCACAATATGAACTGGTTGTCCATAGAATCTAATCAATTTACTGGTTCTATACCATTCaaagttttcaatatttctagGATCGAGTTCATTGCATTTACTGGCAATAGCTTATCAGGAAGTCTTCCCAATGGTTTATGCAATGGTCTCCCAAAGCTCAAAGGGCTTTATCTATCCAAAAATAAGCTTCATGGTCCTATGCCTACAAGCTTATCAAATTGTTCACAACTTCAAATTTTGTCTTTATCGGGAAATGAGTTTGATGGACCAATACATAGTGAAATTGGAAGATTGAGTAACTTGCAGATATTGTATCTGGGAACTTACCATTTCACTG GTGAAATACCCAAAGAGATAAGCAATCTCATTCAGTTGGAGCAACTTAATCTTGGGTTTAATAGTTTTAGTGGTTCACTTGATATGGAGATTTCAACATATCAGGGCTGA